From a region of the Sulfuriferula plumbiphila genome:
- a CDS encoding histidine phosphatase family protein, with protein MKLIFLRHGESEYNLLGRCNADPVVAVPLTPLGRRQAEAAAGRLRDLPIRRMYVSRLQRAQETAAIVNASHGARIHVDTRLDDRNTGFEGLQVKDYLRAMRGAPDPYGWKAPTGESYREMVARAHAFLEDLSRLDEPAVLVVTHHEVLQAVAGHFQGLSLTQMWQVWVGNGEILEFGSG; from the coding sequence ATGAAGTTGATTTTTCTACGCCACGGCGAATCCGAATACAACCTGCTCGGCCGCTGCAACGCCGACCCGGTCGTGGCGGTACCCCTGACACCGCTCGGCCGCCGCCAGGCCGAGGCGGCGGCCGGGCGGCTGCGTGACCTGCCGATTCGGCGAATGTACGTCTCGCGTTTGCAACGCGCCCAGGAAACAGCAGCCATCGTCAATGCGAGCCACGGTGCCCGTATCCACGTGGATACCCGCCTGGACGACCGCAATACTGGCTTCGAAGGCCTACAGGTAAAGGATTATCTGCGCGCCATGCGTGGCGCGCCCGACCCTTACGGCTGGAAGGCGCCGACGGGCGAGTCCTATCGGGAAATGGTGGCGCGGGCGCATGCCTTTCTGGAGGACCTTTCCCGGCTGGATGAACCAGCGGTACTGGTGGTGACGCATCACGAAGTGCTGCAGGCCGTGGCGGGACACTTCCAGGGTCTGAGTCTAACGCAGATGTGGCAGGTATGGGTTGGCAACGGCGAAATTCTGGAATTTGGATCGGGCTGA
- the folP gene encoding dihydropteroate synthase has protein sequence MFVCNRFHFTLEHPLVMGIVNVTPDSFSDGGSFAAAERAIEHGLRLREEGADILDVGGESTRPGATPVEVQLELDRVLPVLAGLLECGAALSVDTMKPQVMAAVLMAGADMINDVNALSAPGALEAVAASDCGVCLMHMQGSPRTMQAAPQYHNVVAEVLDYLRARIVVAEHAGIVRERLVVDPGFGFGKTSAHDLSLFRHLDHFAELAPLLIGVSRKSLFGVLTERPLQERLVGSVTAAMLAAMKGAAILRVHDVAATVHALKVMHTLAAEQ, from the coding sequence ATGTTCGTCTGCAATCGATTCCATTTCACATTGGAGCACCCGCTGGTGATGGGCATCGTCAATGTCACACCCGATTCCTTCTCCGATGGCGGCAGTTTCGCCGCCGCCGAACGGGCTATCGAACATGGCCTGCGCTTGCGAGAGGAGGGGGCGGACATTCTTGATGTCGGTGGCGAATCCACGCGTCCCGGAGCCACGCCAGTTGAGGTTCAGCTGGAACTGGACCGGGTACTGCCGGTGTTGGCCGGCCTGCTGGAGTGCGGGGCCGCCCTGTCGGTCGATACCATGAAACCCCAGGTCATGGCGGCCGTGTTGATGGCTGGTGCGGACATGATTAACGATGTGAATGCCTTGTCTGCCCCCGGCGCACTGGAGGCGGTAGCCGCCTCGGACTGCGGCGTCTGCCTGATGCACATGCAGGGCAGTCCCCGCACCATGCAGGCCGCACCCCAATACCACAACGTGGTGGCGGAGGTGCTGGACTATCTGCGTGCCCGCATCGTGGTGGCGGAGCACGCAGGCATAGTCCGGGAGCGCCTGGTAGTGGATCCTGGTTTCGGTTTCGGCAAGACCTCCGCCCATGATCTCTCCCTGTTCAGGCACCTGGATCATTTCGCTGAACTGGCTCCACTGCTTATAGGGGTATCGCGCAAGTCTCTGTTCGGCGTGCTCACGGAGCGGCCGCTACAGGAACGGCTGGTGGGCAGTGTCACCGCGGCCATGTTGGCGGCGATGAAAGGGGCGGCCATCCTGCGTGTCCACGACGTCGCGGCGACGGTGCACGCCTTAAAAGTCATGCACACACTCGCTGCTGAACAATAA
- a CDS encoding sulfite exporter TauE/SafE family protein, which produces MMIWLLLVSLGAGILIGAVGIGGILLIPALNVLGGLTIHQAMATALFTFIFTGAIGTFSFQRRGSIDWSITAPLCLGAAIFGFLGAWANAKIDAYILSLILSSIIIFAGIYTISTHSLARPAILQGRPGLQQAFLVGIGAVVGFGSGLTGVGGPALSVPMMILFGFSPLTTIGASQVIQILAGISGTAGNMQYGSINFNLVTILTIFEVIGVQIGVRIVHAVNAQSLRRYVGVLCILVGAGLMMRALGLF; this is translated from the coding sequence ATGATGATATGGCTTCTCTTGGTTTCCCTTGGCGCCGGCATTCTGATTGGCGCCGTTGGTATCGGAGGAATCCTTCTGATTCCCGCACTCAACGTTCTAGGGGGGCTAACAATCCACCAGGCAATGGCAACCGCCTTATTTACCTTTATTTTTACCGGTGCCATAGGCACCTTTTCGTTTCAGCGCCGCGGAAGTATCGACTGGAGCATTACTGCGCCGCTGTGCCTTGGCGCAGCAATTTTTGGATTTCTGGGCGCTTGGGCGAATGCGAAAATCGATGCGTACATACTTTCCCTAATCCTGTCGTCAATTATCATTTTTGCCGGCATTTACACTATTTCCACTCACAGCCTGGCAAGACCGGCCATTCTCCAAGGCCGGCCGGGGCTGCAGCAGGCCTTCTTGGTTGGCATAGGTGCCGTTGTGGGTTTCGGCTCAGGCCTGACTGGGGTGGGGGGTCCTGCTTTATCTGTTCCCATGATGATTTTGTTTGGGTTCTCCCCACTGACCACAATAGGCGCAAGCCAGGTAATTCAGATCCTCGCCGGAATCTCGGGAACGGCAGGGAATATGCAGTACGGCTCAATCAATTTCAATCTCGTAACCATCTTAACTATTTTCGAGGTCATAGGGGTCCAAATCGGCGTGCGGATCGTACACGCCGTGAACGCTCAATCTCTGCGCCGCTACGTAGGCGTACTGTGCATTCTTGTTGGCGCGGGACTCATGATGCGTGCATTAGGACTCTTTTAG
- a CDS encoding GNAT family N-acetyltransferase, whose amino-acid sequence MKIVIREAVLSDLPRLLELYMLLEFGPAKKLSLDKARLRFLLYREYPDYRVYIAESAGVIAGTFALIIIDSLAHGGKPFGIVEDVVVSDDWQGKGIGKKMMRFAMACCKKRGCYKLALSSHLKREGAHKFYESLGFEKHGFSWYCRPNGAKERSDL is encoded by the coding sequence ATGAAAATCGTCATTAGAGAAGCGGTATTGTCCGATCTGCCTCGGCTGCTTGAGCTTTATATGCTGCTCGAATTCGGACCTGCAAAAAAACTTTCATTGGATAAAGCGCGGCTGCGATTTTTGCTCTACCGGGAATATCCTGATTATCGTGTCTATATTGCTGAATCTGCCGGAGTAATTGCCGGTACTTTCGCGTTGATCATAATCGATAGCCTGGCGCACGGCGGCAAGCCTTTTGGAATTGTCGAAGATGTTGTCGTTTCCGACGATTGGCAAGGAAAAGGAATCGGAAAAAAGATGATGCGGTTCGCGATGGCGTGCTGTAAAAAAAGAGGCTGTTACAAGCTCGCCTTATCGAGCCATCTGAAACGAGAAGGGGCGCATAAATTCTATGAATCGCTTGGCTTCGAGAAGCATGGCTTCAGCTGGTATTGCCGACCTAACGGTGCAAAAGAGCGATCAGATTTGTGA
- a CDS encoding amidohydrolase family protein, whose protein sequence is MVKKVIGKVKKVIDMRSRPSFLHDFYGATPGTKEYEVVKWLNRRVGSKDDEHFTRSKTVAGFVEEIRETGITAAVVVGRDTPGIRHSNDQISEITGGHKELVGIGSVGINGSATEVERAIKTLGLKGINLEPGFASTPMKADDPLLYPIYDACDQLGVPVCIMSGPTSPSLELTDPAPVGRIARAFPNLSIVCYHGFYPYVNEIIGVAFRYENVYLVPDMYIFLPGGNLYVEAANGFMKDQLMFGSSYPFRAMGQSLEDYRELGFREEVLDQVLYQNAKRVLKLEI, encoded by the coding sequence TATGCGCAGCAGGCCTTCATTCCTGCACGATTTTTATGGCGCAACGCCTGGTACGAAGGAATATGAGGTTGTTAAATGGCTAAACCGGCGGGTGGGCTCAAAAGATGATGAGCACTTTACCCGGTCGAAGACCGTTGCGGGATTTGTGGAGGAGATCCGTGAAACCGGTATAACGGCAGCCGTGGTGGTGGGCCGCGACACTCCAGGGATCAGACATTCCAACGATCAGATCAGTGAAATAACCGGAGGACACAAGGAGCTCGTTGGTATTGGCTCAGTGGGCATTAATGGTTCGGCTACCGAAGTAGAGCGGGCTATCAAGACACTGGGGCTGAAGGGCATTAATCTGGAACCCGGGTTTGCCAGCACTCCCATGAAGGCCGACGATCCGCTGCTGTATCCGATCTACGACGCCTGTGACCAGCTGGGCGTTCCTGTTTGCATCATGTCGGGGCCGACATCCCCCAGTCTCGAACTGACCGACCCCGCCCCAGTGGGCCGGATTGCACGCGCATTCCCAAATCTGTCGATCGTTTGCTACCACGGATTTTATCCGTATGTGAATGAAATAATAGGGGTCGCCTTCCGCTATGAGAACGTTTACCTCGTACCCGACATGTACATCTTCCTTCCGGGCGGAAACCTTTATGTCGAGGCCGCAAACGGTTTCATGAAGGACCAGCTGATGTTCGGCAGTTCATATCCTTTCCGTGCAATGGGGCAATCACTGGAGGACTACAGGGAGCTGGGCTTCAGAGAGGAAGTTCTGGACCAGGTGCTCTATCAGAATGCAAAACGGGTGCTTAAGCTTGAGATTTAA